The Mesomycoplasma hyopneumoniae J genome contains the following window.
AATTAAATATTGACCGCGCCTTTGTTTTTGACTAAATTCGCCAAAACCGGCTATTTTTCCGATTTCATCGGCATAATGACCGGCGGCATTTATTATAATTTTTGACTGAAAAAAAGGATTATTTTGGTTTTCTGTTTTAATTAGGAAAAAATTTTGACTATTTTTAGAAATTGAAATAACTTTTGAACTACTAAAAAATTCTAAACCATTTTTCCTAGAAATTTCCAAAAAAGCATACGCGGCCTTAACTGGATCTACCACCCAGGAATTCAAGCACTCAAGCGCTAAGACTGCTTCTTCTGATACATCTGGATGCGCTAATTTAAGTTCTTTTTTGCTTAAAATCGATAAGTTTTTAGGGTCAAGACCGTTAATAATTCCTCGTTTATAAAGATCGTAAATTATTTTTTCTTCTTCAGAGTCAAATGCCAAAACTACGCTTTTGGCTTTTTGACGCGGAAAAATAATTTTTTTAAAAATATTTTCAGTCCATAATTTATGGCCTAAAACATTGAATTTTGCTTTTAATTTTCCTGGACTTGGATCAAAACCACAATGAATTATCCCTGAATTTCCTGTTGTTGTCTCAGATGCTGGGTATTTTTTTGCTTCTAAAAGTGCAATTTTAAGCTCAAATTTACTAAGTTCATAAGCAATATTAGTTCCAATAATTCCCGAACCAATAATAATTACATCGTAATTTATATTATTTTTTTCTGTCATAATGTAATTCTTCCCCTAAAAACAGTTATATAATATAAATTATAACTAAAATTTTTGATTTTAATGTTTTTTTGTTCTTTTATTGATTAAATTTAATTGGGCTTTTTGCACAATTTTTTTCTTAATTATTAACGAAGGAATAATTAAGAAAATTGATAAAAAAACCAAAAAAACACGTA
Protein-coding sequences here:
- the glpO gene encoding type 2 glycerol-3-phosphate oxidase; translated protein: MTEKNNINYDVIIIGSGIIGTNIAYELSKFELKIALLEAKKYPASETTTGNSGIIHCGFDPSPGKLKAKFNVLGHKLWTENIFKKIIFPRQKAKSVVLAFDSEEEKIIYDLYKRGIINGLDPKNLSILSKKELKLAHPDVSEEAVLALECLNSWVVDPVKAAYAFLEISRKNGLEFFSSSKVISISKNSQNFFLIKTENQNNPFFQSKIIINAAGHYADEIGKIAGFGEFSQKQRRGQYLILKNHPNIKNIYFLVPSKYGKGVIVAPRPDGNILVGPTAKENISKNKVNCLDFDLNEEIQKIGHKIIPSLDYSETVFALAGSRPIEAEKSDFVIKPAFNDPNFIFAAGMQSPGLSASPAIALEIVNFVKNRIDLVKKTELVETIEYI